A window of the Streptomyces finlayi genome harbors these coding sequences:
- the hemG gene encoding protoporphyrinogen oxidase: MQASHQRSHQGAHTRTGHVVVIGGGIAGLAAAHRLLATGLRVTLLEATDRVGGKLMTGEVAGARVDLGAESMLARRPEAVELAGAVGLASRLQPPATATASVWTRDALRPMPTGHLMGVPGDPAALGGVLSPAGLARIAEERDLTPTPVGEDVAVGAYVADRLGREVVDRLVEPLLGGVYAGDAYRISMRAAVPQLFEVVKEGGSLLDGVRRVQERAAARQVTGPVFQGIDGGVGSLPEAVADAVRAGGAEILTRTPVLGLTRTATGWDVRTDTRVITADGIVLATPAWSASTLLAAESPAASAELAGVEYASMALVTMAFRRTDIEATEALRGRSGFLVPPVDGRTIKASTFSSNKWQWVADSAPGLFVLRTSVGRYGEEDHLHREDAELVDVSLRDLADATGLAATPVDTQVTRWIGGLPQYPVGHLTRVARIREEVAKLPGLRVCGAVYDGVGIPACIASAHRAVDEIIDTPPLVQGTRSEAGQ, translated from the coding sequence ATGCAGGCTTCTCATCAGCGTTCTCATCAGGGCGCGCACACGCGCACGGGCCACGTCGTCGTCATCGGCGGTGGCATCGCAGGTCTGGCCGCCGCGCACAGGCTGCTCGCCACCGGGCTGCGGGTCACGCTCCTGGAGGCGACGGACCGCGTCGGCGGGAAGCTCATGACGGGCGAGGTCGCGGGTGCACGCGTCGACCTGGGCGCGGAGTCGATGCTCGCGCGCCGCCCCGAGGCCGTCGAACTGGCCGGAGCCGTCGGACTCGCCAGCCGTCTCCAGCCACCCGCCACCGCCACCGCGTCGGTGTGGACCCGCGACGCCCTGCGCCCCATGCCCACGGGCCACCTCATGGGCGTCCCCGGCGATCCTGCCGCGCTCGGCGGCGTGCTCTCCCCGGCGGGCCTGGCCCGGATCGCCGAGGAACGCGACCTGACGCCCACGCCCGTCGGCGAGGACGTCGCCGTCGGCGCGTACGTCGCCGACCGGCTCGGCCGCGAGGTCGTCGACCGGCTCGTGGAGCCGCTGCTCGGCGGGGTGTACGCGGGCGACGCCTACCGGATCTCCATGCGCGCCGCCGTACCGCAGCTCTTCGAGGTGGTGAAGGAGGGCGGCTCGCTCCTCGACGGAGTACGGCGGGTCCAGGAGCGGGCCGCCGCCCGGCAGGTGACGGGACCGGTCTTCCAGGGCATCGACGGCGGCGTCGGCAGCCTGCCCGAGGCCGTCGCCGACGCCGTGCGCGCGGGGGGAGCCGAGATCCTCACCCGTACACCCGTCCTCGGCCTGACCCGGACCGCCACCGGCTGGGACGTCCGCACCGACACCCGGGTGATCACCGCCGACGGGATCGTCCTGGCCACCCCGGCCTGGTCCGCCTCCACCCTTCTCGCCGCCGAGTCCCCGGCCGCCTCCGCCGAACTGGCCGGGGTCGAGTACGCCTCGATGGCCCTCGTCACCATGGCGTTCCGGCGCACCGACATCGAGGCGACCGAGGCACTTCGTGGGCGCTCCGGCTTCCTCGTACCGCCGGTCGACGGCCGCACGATCAAGGCGTCGACCTTCTCCAGCAACAAGTGGCAGTGGGTGGCGGACTCCGCGCCCGGTCTCTTCGTCCTGCGGACGTCCGTCGGCAGATACGGCGAGGAGGACCACCTGCACCGCGAGGACGCCGAGCTCGTCGACGTGAGCCTGCGCGATCTCGCAGATGCGACCGGACTGGCGGCCACGCCCGTGGACACGCAGGTCACCCGCTGGATCGGCGGACTCCCGCAGTATCCGGTCGGTCACCTCACCCGTGTCGCCCGCATCCGCGAGGAAGTGGCCAAGCTGCCGGGTCTGCGGGTCTGCGGGGCGGTGTACGACGGCGTCGGCATCCCGGCCTGCATCGCGAGTGCCCACCGCGCGGTGGACGAGATCATCGACACCCCACCCCTGGTTCAGGGCACTCGGAGCGAGGCGGGACAATAG
- a CDS encoding DUF4349 domain-containing protein: MDTERPKDRPLTSAPPVRRARRTRQTGAALAAGTLATLLAVGGCAGARDNAGASDKGMAQSDSKAAGAGAADRAGGKSTDGNKGKARADEQSSAVAHVIRTATLFVEVKNVPKAVASARATAEGAGGFVSNEATERLDDEHESSHLVLRVPEDRYQEVLRSLAGSGKLLSRTSDAKDVTEEVVDVESRIATQKASVTRVRKLMDQAEKISDVVTLEGELSSRQAALESLLARQAKLRDRTSMATITLELVEPDSPVAKRHDDDPGFLDALGGGWDAFVAMLRWIAMAIGASAPFLAVAAIVLLVWRRLRRRTGKPPASGPSAAPGSGPSGE; the protein is encoded by the coding sequence ATGGACACCGAGCGACCCAAGGACCGACCACTCACGTCGGCACCTCCCGTACGTCGCGCACGGCGGACCCGGCAGACCGGCGCGGCGCTGGCGGCGGGGACGCTCGCCACCCTGCTGGCCGTCGGCGGCTGCGCCGGTGCCCGCGACAACGCAGGAGCGAGCGACAAGGGCATGGCGCAGTCCGACTCGAAGGCTGCGGGCGCCGGTGCGGCGGACAGGGCCGGGGGGAAGTCCACCGACGGGAACAAGGGCAAGGCCCGGGCCGACGAGCAGTCGTCGGCCGTCGCCCACGTCATCCGCACGGCCACGCTGTTCGTCGAGGTGAAGAACGTACCGAAGGCGGTCGCGTCGGCCCGGGCCACGGCGGAGGGGGCCGGAGGGTTCGTGTCGAACGAGGCGACGGAGCGGCTCGACGACGAGCACGAGAGCTCTCACCTCGTGCTGCGGGTGCCCGAGGACCGGTACCAGGAGGTCCTGCGGAGTCTTGCGGGCTCCGGGAAGCTGCTGTCGCGTACCTCCGACGCGAAGGACGTCACGGAGGAGGTCGTCGATGTCGAAAGCCGGATCGCCACCCAGAAGGCCAGCGTCACCCGGGTGCGGAAGCTGATGGACCAGGCCGAGAAGATCTCCGACGTGGTCACGCTGGAAGGGGAACTGAGCAGCCGTCAGGCGGCCCTGGAGTCGCTGCTCGCCCGGCAGGCCAAGCTGAGGGACCGCACCTCGATGGCGACGATCACGCTGGAGCTGGTGGAGCCGGATTCCCCGGTCGCGAAGCGGCACGACGACGATCCGGGCTTCCTGGACGCGCTGGGCGGGGGCTGGGACGCGTTCGTGGCGATGCTGCGCTGGATCGCCATGGCGATCGGGGCCTCGGCCCCGTTCCTCGCGGTGGCGGCGATCGTCCTGCTGGTCTGGCGCCGTCTGCGGCGCCGCACCGGGAAGCCCCCGGCCTCCGGCCCGTCCGCAGCGCCCGGGTCGGGCCCGTCCGGGGAGTAG
- a CDS encoding FAD-dependent oxidoreductase, producing MAAERLVVIGGDAAGMSAASQARRFRGPDELGIVAFERSHFTSYSACGIPYWVGGDVEQRDDLIARTPEEHRERGIDLRMRTEVTEIDVAGQRVRSVDRESGEASWTGFDKLVIATGARPVRPELPGMDAAGVHGVQTLDDGQALLDSLDRAPGRRAVVVGAGYIGVEMAEAMLKRGFEVTVLNRGPQPMSTLDPDMGRLVHEAMDGLGITTVNDAAVTKILTGPDGRVTAVATDAETYPADVVVLGIGVTPETTLAGAAGLPLGAHGGLVTDPSMRVTGHENIWAGGDCVEVLDLVAGRLRHIALGTHANKHGQVIGANVGGGYGTFPGVVGTAVSKVCDLEIARTGLREKDAKAVGLRFVTATIESTGRAGYYPGARPMTVKMLAEYRTGRLLGVQIVGREGAAKRVDIAAVALTARMTVDQMTALDLGYAPPFSPVWDPILVAARKANTAVRRAGSA from the coding sequence ATGGCAGCGGAGCGACTGGTCGTCATCGGAGGTGACGCGGCGGGCATGTCCGCCGCGTCACAGGCCCGCAGGTTCAGGGGGCCCGACGAGCTGGGCATCGTCGCCTTCGAGCGGAGCCACTTCACCTCGTACTCCGCCTGCGGCATCCCGTACTGGGTGGGCGGCGACGTGGAGCAGCGGGACGACCTCATCGCCCGTACGCCCGAGGAGCACCGGGAACGCGGCATCGATCTGCGGATGCGCACCGAGGTGACGGAGATCGACGTCGCCGGACAGCGGGTGCGCTCCGTGGACCGGGAGAGCGGCGAGGCGTCCTGGACTGGCTTCGACAAGCTGGTGATCGCCACGGGGGCCCGACCGGTCCGCCCGGAACTGCCGGGGATGGACGCGGCGGGTGTCCACGGGGTGCAGACCCTTGACGACGGGCAGGCACTGCTGGACTCCCTGGACCGGGCGCCTGGCCGACGCGCGGTCGTCGTCGGCGCGGGGTACATCGGCGTCGAGATGGCGGAGGCGATGCTGAAGCGCGGCTTCGAGGTCACGGTGCTCAACCGCGGGCCGCAGCCGATGTCGACGCTCGATCCGGACATGGGCCGCCTGGTGCACGAGGCGATGGACGGCCTGGGCATCACGACGGTGAACGACGCCGCCGTCACCAAGATCCTCACCGGTCCCGACGGCCGGGTCACGGCCGTCGCCACGGACGCGGAGACCTACCCGGCCGATGTCGTGGTGCTCGGCATCGGCGTCACACCGGAGACCACGCTGGCCGGCGCGGCGGGCCTCCCGCTCGGTGCGCACGGCGGCCTGGTCACGGACCCGTCGATGCGTGTCACGGGCCACGAGAACATCTGGGCGGGCGGCGACTGCGTCGAGGTCCTGGACCTGGTCGCGGGGCGTCTGCGCCACATCGCGCTGGGCACCCACGCCAACAAGCACGGCCAGGTCATCGGGGCGAACGTGGGCGGCGGCTACGGGACGTTCCCCGGAGTCGTCGGTACGGCGGTGAGCAAGGTCTGCGATCTGGAGATCGCCAGGACCGGCCTGCGGGAGAAGGACGCGAAGGCCGTCGGGCTGCGGTTCGTCACCGCGACGATCGAGTCGACCGGCCGGGCGGGCTACTACCCGGGGGCGCGGCCGATGACGGTGAAGATGCTCGCGGAGTACCGCACGGGCCGGCTCCTCGGCGTGCAGATCGTGGGCCGCGAAGGGGCGGCGAAGCGGGTGGACATCGCGGCGGTGGCGCTCACCGCGCGGATGACGGTGGACCAGATGACGGCGCTCGACCTGGGGTACGCCCCGCCGTTCTCGCCGGTCTGGGACCCGATCCTGGTGGCGGCCCGCAAAGCGAACACGGCGGTACGTCGGGCGGGCAGCGCCTGA
- a CDS encoding IS4 family transposase encodes MGHLGELTQVVPFDLVDEALASAGGLQQRVRRLPSRVVVYLLLAGALFTGLGWTGIWSRLTASLPAPLPVPAGSSITAAMRRVGPKPLKALFDLVKGPAAVTATQTTRFAGRLVVAIDGTQLALPDTPANLAVFPKAKAGQNGPSGYPMLRLVTLVACGTRTLMDAVFGTDATGELTYARDLITTAGTTGALRPGTLLLGDRNFSATAFVRTVASTGADFLIRAKTHSTALKLPILRRLPDGTFLSRIGEVTVRVIDATITLAPTDGADKRPATHSTYRLVTSLLDPDEAPATALVRLYRERWEIETSYCELKSTILGGRVLRGRYPAAVTQETWALLVAYQALRTAMSDAVLHRPNIDPDRTAFTIALNTARDQIIRAAGIIPHTRIDLVGRIGTAILNGLLPARRDRSRPRVKKRAISSKYRAVGRNIDHRTHRTTVHIEINALPSPPDG; translated from the coding sequence GTGGGGCACTTGGGCGAGTTGACCCAGGTTGTCCCGTTCGATCTCGTCGACGAGGCACTCGCATCCGCAGGTGGTCTGCAGCAGCGGGTTCGACGGCTGCCGTCGCGGGTGGTGGTCTACCTCCTGCTCGCAGGCGCACTGTTCACCGGGCTCGGCTGGACCGGGATCTGGTCCCGGCTGACCGCCTCACTGCCCGCGCCGCTGCCCGTGCCAGCGGGTTCATCGATCACGGCCGCGATGCGACGGGTCGGCCCCAAACCATTGAAAGCACTGTTCGACCTGGTCAAAGGCCCCGCAGCGGTGACCGCGACACAGACGACACGGTTCGCGGGCAGGCTGGTCGTCGCGATCGACGGAACCCAGCTCGCCCTGCCGGACACACCCGCGAACCTCGCGGTGTTCCCCAAGGCGAAGGCAGGACAGAACGGGCCGTCCGGATACCCGATGCTGCGCCTGGTCACGCTGGTGGCCTGCGGGACCCGAACCCTCATGGACGCCGTCTTCGGCACCGACGCGACCGGCGAGCTGACCTACGCCCGAGACCTGATCACCACCGCGGGCACGACCGGAGCACTACGGCCCGGGACGCTGCTTCTGGGTGACCGGAACTTCTCAGCCACCGCCTTCGTGCGCACGGTCGCGTCCACGGGCGCGGACTTCCTCATCCGCGCCAAGACCCACAGCACCGCGCTCAAGCTGCCGATCCTGCGTCGTCTGCCCGACGGAACGTTCCTGTCCCGCATAGGCGAAGTCACCGTCCGCGTCATCGACGCCACCATCACCCTCGCCCCCACCGACGGCGCCGACAAGCGTCCCGCCACCCACAGCACCTACCGGCTCGTCACCAGTCTGCTCGACCCCGACGAGGCACCCGCCACCGCTCTGGTCAGGCTCTACCGCGAACGCTGGGAGATCGAGACCAGCTACTGCGAGCTGAAATCGACCATCCTCGGCGGCAGAGTCCTGCGCGGCCGCTACCCGGCAGCCGTCACCCAGGAAACCTGGGCGCTTCTGGTCGCCTACCAGGCACTACGCACCGCGATGAGCGACGCCGTCCTGCACCGGCCCAACATCGACCCCGACCGCACCGCATTCACCATCGCGCTGAACACGGCACGTGACCAGATCATCCGTGCCGCCGGCATCATCCCCCACACCAGGATCGACCTCGTCGGCCGGATCGGCACCGCCATACTCAACGGCCTCCTACCCGCCCGCCGAGACCGGTCCCGGCCCCGCGTGAAGAAACGAGCGATCAGCTCCAAGTACCGCGCCGTCGGCCGCAACATCGACCACCGCACCCACAGGACCACCGTCCACATCGAGATCAACGCATTGCCAAGCCCACCGGACGGCTAA
- the hemE gene encoding uroporphyrinogen decarboxylase: MSANDRPTGQQTKSSATHESAFLKACRREPVPHTPVWFMRQAGRSLPEYLKVREGIAMLDSCMMPELVAEITLQPVRRHKVDAAIFFSDIVVPLKAIGIDLDIKPGVGPVIAEPVRTRADLARLRDLTPEDVPYVTEAMGMLTAELGATPLIGFAGAPFTLASYLVEGGPSRNHERTKAMMYGDPELWADLLDRLAEITGAFLKVQIEAGASAVQLFDSWVGALAPADYRRSVMPASAKVFDTIAPYGVPRIHFGVGTGELLGLMGEAGADVVGVDWRVPLDEAARRVGPGKALQGNLDPAVLFAPTPVVEEKTREVLDAAAGLEGHIFNLGHGVMPSMDPDALTRLVEYVHTQTAR, from the coding sequence GTGAGTGCCAACGATCGCCCGACGGGCCAGCAGACGAAGTCATCCGCCACCCATGAGTCGGCGTTCCTCAAGGCGTGCCGGCGTGAACCCGTGCCGCACACCCCGGTCTGGTTCATGCGACAGGCGGGGCGCTCACTTCCCGAGTACCTGAAGGTCCGCGAGGGCATCGCGATGCTCGACTCCTGCATGATGCCGGAGCTCGTCGCCGAGATCACCCTGCAGCCCGTGCGCCGCCACAAGGTGGACGCCGCGATCTTCTTCAGCGACATCGTCGTCCCGCTCAAGGCCATCGGCATCGACCTCGACATCAAGCCCGGTGTCGGCCCGGTGATCGCGGAACCGGTCCGTACCCGCGCCGATCTGGCCCGGCTGCGCGACCTCACGCCCGAGGACGTCCCGTACGTCACCGAGGCCATGGGCATGCTCACCGCCGAGCTGGGCGCCACTCCGCTCATCGGTTTCGCCGGAGCGCCGTTCACTCTCGCGAGCTACCTCGTGGAGGGCGGCCCGTCCCGCAACCACGAGCGCACCAAGGCCATGATGTACGGCGACCCGGAGCTCTGGGCCGACCTGCTCGACCGGCTCGCGGAGATCACCGGTGCCTTCCTGAAGGTCCAGATCGAGGCGGGCGCCTCGGCGGTCCAGCTCTTCGACTCCTGGGTGGGCGCCCTGGCCCCCGCCGACTACCGGCGCTCGGTCATGCCGGCCTCCGCGAAGGTCTTCGACACCATCGCGCCGTACGGCGTCCCGCGCATCCACTTCGGTGTCGGCACCGGTGAACTCCTCGGCCTCATGGGAGAGGCCGGCGCGGACGTCGTCGGTGTCGACTGGCGGGTCCCGTTGGACGAGGCCGCCCGCCGCGTCGGCCCCGGCAAGGCGCTCCAGGGCAACCTCGACCCGGCGGTGCTGTTCGCGCCGACCCCGGTGGTGGAGGAGAAGACCCGCGAGGTGCTGGACGCGGCCGCGGGCCTGGAGGGCCACATCTTCAACCTGGGCCACGGCGTCATGCCGTCGATGGACCCGGACGCGCTGACCCGGCTCGTCGAGTACGTCCACACGCAGACGGCACGCTAG
- a CDS encoding DUF3000 domain-containing protein — MAPAQGQYSDHSDGADSKDRTEEASVPPAFRSAVDALRSARLRPELEVEPTRPPQRLAPHAYALEAAVVDGEDDLADGRLVLLHDPSGHDAWQGTFRLVTLVRAELEPEMAADPLLPEVCWSWLTGALDARGLSYGEAGGTVTRAGSHYFGALSSRRPATQIEIRASWTPREGRGGVPDAAAHLVAWGDLLCQIAGLPPSGTAEATVVTLPQRRGPQVS, encoded by the coding sequence ATGGCTCCGGCTCAGGGACAATATTCCGATCATTCCGATGGCGCTGACAGCAAGGACAGAACGGAGGAGGCATCCGTCCCGCCCGCGTTCCGGTCGGCGGTCGACGCGCTGCGCTCCGCGCGGCTGCGCCCAGAACTCGAGGTCGAGCCGACGAGGCCGCCCCAACGCCTCGCTCCGCACGCGTACGCCCTGGAGGCCGCGGTCGTCGACGGCGAGGACGACCTCGCCGACGGCCGTCTCGTACTCCTTCACGATCCGTCCGGGCACGACGCCTGGCAGGGCACCTTCCGCCTGGTGACGCTCGTACGGGCGGAGCTGGAGCCGGAGATGGCGGCGGATCCGCTGCTGCCCGAGGTGTGCTGGTCCTGGCTGACGGGTGCGCTGGACGCGCGGGGCCTGTCGTACGGGGAGGCCGGCGGCACCGTGACGCGCGCCGGATCGCACTACTTCGGTGCGCTCTCCTCACGTCGGCCCGCGACCCAGATCGAGATCAGGGCCTCCTGGACGCCCCGCGAGGGGCGCGGCGGCGTACCGGACGCGGCGGCGCACCTGGTCGCGTGGGGTGATCTGCTCTGCCAGATCGCCGGGCTGCCGCCGTCGGGGACTGCCGAGGCGACGGTGGTGACGTTGCCGCAGCGGCGCGGACCCCAGGTTTCGTAA
- a CDS encoding response regulator transcription factor, producing MSVLLEQPASLVAYRPNKPTAMVVVADPRVRSTVTRHLWALGVRDVIEASSIAEARPRIGNPRDICVADVHLPDGSGLTLLSETRAAGWPNGLALSAADDIGAVRNALAGGVKGYVVTGTRTNIGHPTRPGVAPIGANAARMHRRPPGSPSHPGGYRELSGREVEVLRLVAEGQSNKAIGVSMGLSALTVKSHLARIARKLGTGDRAGMVAVALRTGIIH from the coding sequence GTGTCCGTTCTCCTCGAGCAGCCCGCAAGCCTGGTCGCCTACCGCCCGAACAAGCCGACGGCCATGGTCGTCGTCGCCGACCCCCGTGTCCGTTCCACCGTCACCCGGCACCTGTGGGCACTCGGAGTTCGTGACGTCATCGAGGCGTCGTCCATCGCGGAGGCCCGTCCCCGAATCGGCAACCCGCGCGACATCTGCGTTGCCGACGTCCACCTGCCCGATGGTTCCGGGCTGACCCTGCTGTCCGAGACCCGAGCCGCGGGCTGGCCGAACGGCCTCGCCCTCTCCGCCGCCGACGACATCGGTGCCGTACGCAACGCCCTCGCGGGCGGCGTGAAGGGCTACGTCGTCACCGGCACCCGTACCAACATCGGCCACCCCACCCGCCCCGGCGTCGCACCGATCGGCGCCAATGCCGCCCGCATGCACCGTCGGCCTCCCGGTTCCCCGAGCCACCCGGGCGGCTACCGCGAACTGTCAGGCCGTGAGGTGGAGGTGCTCCGCCTGGTCGCCGAAGGCCAGTCCAACAAGGCCATCGGCGTCTCGATGGGCCTCTCCGCCCTGACCGTCAAGTCCCATCTCGCCCGCATCGCCCGCAAGCTCGGCACCGGAGACCGCGCAGGAATGGTCGCCGTGGCCCTGCGAACGGGCATCATCCACTGA
- a CDS encoding HRDC domain-containing protein, producing the protein MTDAQETAEDTSLRTTGGAPPDDVAPAPIPLLEPREGIPPVVASNDALAQVIASFAVGTGPVAVDAERASGYRYGQRAYLVQLRREGAGSALVDPVGCPDLSGLGAALSGSEWILHAATQDLPCLREIGMIPTGLFDTELAGRLAGFPRVGLGAMVESVLGYALEKGHSAVDWSTRPLPDPWLRYAALDVELLIDLRDALEEELEQQGKLEWAREEFEAIASAPPAPPRQDPWRRTSGMHKVRRRRQMAVVRELWNTRDEVAQRRDISPGKILGDGAIVEAALAIPLTVQALMALPGFGHRMGRRQLEQWQAAVDRARALPESELPQPGPQLAGPPPPRSWADKDPAAAARLSAARAAVSELAERLNMPQENLITPDTVRRVCWEPPQSLTPSSLEDTLAGHGARRWQIEQVSPLLFRALGTDA; encoded by the coding sequence GTGACCGACGCCCAAGAGACCGCAGAAGACACTTCACTGCGAACCACCGGGGGCGCCCCCCCGGACGACGTCGCCCCGGCGCCGATCCCCTTGCTCGAACCGCGCGAGGGCATTCCCCCGGTGGTGGCGTCCAACGACGCCCTGGCCCAGGTGATCGCCTCCTTCGCCGTGGGCACCGGCCCCGTGGCCGTGGACGCCGAGCGCGCCTCCGGGTACCGCTACGGCCAGCGCGCCTACCTCGTACAGCTGCGCCGCGAGGGCGCGGGCAGCGCCCTCGTCGACCCGGTCGGCTGTCCCGACCTGTCGGGCCTGGGCGCCGCCCTGTCCGGCAGTGAGTGGATCCTGCACGCGGCGACCCAGGACCTCCCCTGTCTCCGCGAAATAGGCATGATCCCCACCGGGCTCTTCGACACCGAACTCGCCGGACGACTGGCGGGTTTCCCGCGTGTCGGCCTCGGCGCGATGGTCGAGAGCGTGCTGGGGTACGCGCTGGAGAAGGGGCACTCGGCCGTCGACTGGTCCACCCGCCCCCTTCCCGACCCCTGGCTGCGTTACGCCGCTCTCGATGTCGAACTGCTGATCGATCTGCGCGACGCCCTGGAGGAGGAGCTCGAACAGCAGGGCAAGCTGGAGTGGGCGCGGGAGGAGTTCGAGGCGATCGCCTCGGCGCCGCCCGCACCCCCGCGCCAGGACCCGTGGCGCCGTACGTCCGGGATGCACAAGGTGCGCCGCCGCCGTCAGATGGCGGTCGTACGGGAACTGTGGAACACCCGGGACGAGGTCGCGCAGCGCCGTGACATCTCGCCCGGCAAGATCCTCGGCGACGGCGCGATCGTGGAGGCGGCGCTGGCGATCCCCCTCACCGTGCAGGCTCTGATGGCACTGCCGGGCTTCGGCCACCGCATGGGCCGCCGTCAGCTGGAGCAGTGGCAGGCTGCCGTGGACCGGGCCAGGGCACTGCCCGAGTCCGAGCTCCCGCAGCCCGGCCCGCAGCTCGCCGGCCCGCCGCCGCCCCGCTCCTGGGCGGACAAGGACCCGGCGGCCGCGGCCCGTCTCTCGGCGGCCCGTGCCGCGGTGTCGGAGCTCGCCGAGCGGCTGAACATGCCGCAGGAGAACCTGATCACGCCGGACACCGTGCGACGGGTCTGCTGGGAGCCCCCCCAGAGCCTGACGCCCTCCTCGCTGGAGGACACACTCGCCGGTCACGGGGCGCGGCGCTGGCAGATCGAGCAGGTCTCCCCGCTCCTTTTCCGGGCACTGGGCACCGACGCCTGA
- a CDS encoding thiolase family protein, with protein sequence MPRTIRDVVFVDGVRTPFGKAGPKGIYHETRADDLVVKAIRELLRRNPDLDPAKIDEVAIAATTQIGDQGLTLGRTAGILAGLPQSVPGYSIDRMCAGALTAVTATAGSIAFGAYDVVVAGGVEHMGRHPMGEGVDPNPRFVSEKLVDESALFMGMTAENLHDRYPSITKQRADEYAVRSQEKAAKAYADGKIQQDLVPVSVRRTNAEAGETGWGLVTADEPMRPGTTMESLAGLKTPFRAHGRVTAGNAAGLNDGATASLLAAEDVAREMGLPVRMRLVSYAYVGVEPEVMGYGPIPATEKALAKAGLSISDIGLFEINEAFAVQVLAFLEHYGIADDDARVNQYGGAIAYGHPLASSGVRLMTQLARQFEEHPEVRYGLTTMCVGFGMGATVVWENPNFDGGNK encoded by the coding sequence GTGCCTCGTACCATCCGGGACGTCGTCTTCGTCGACGGCGTCCGCACCCCGTTCGGCAAAGCGGGCCCCAAGGGCATCTACCACGAGACCCGCGCCGACGATCTCGTCGTGAAGGCCATCCGGGAGCTGCTGCGACGCAACCCGGATCTGGACCCCGCGAAGATCGACGAGGTCGCCATCGCCGCGACCACGCAGATCGGCGACCAGGGCCTGACGCTCGGCCGCACCGCCGGAATCCTGGCCGGTCTGCCGCAGTCCGTCCCCGGTTACTCGATCGACCGCATGTGCGCCGGCGCGCTGACCGCCGTGACCGCGACGGCCGGTTCCATCGCCTTCGGCGCGTACGACGTCGTGGTCGCCGGCGGCGTCGAGCACATGGGCCGCCACCCGATGGGTGAGGGCGTGGACCCGAACCCGCGCTTCGTATCGGAGAAGCTGGTCGACGAGTCCGCCCTGTTCATGGGCATGACCGCCGAGAACCTGCACGACCGGTACCCCTCGATCACCAAGCAGCGCGCCGACGAGTACGCGGTGCGTTCGCAGGAGAAGGCCGCCAAGGCGTACGCCGACGGCAAGATCCAGCAGGACCTGGTGCCGGTCTCCGTGCGCCGCACCAACGCCGAGGCCGGTGAGACGGGCTGGGGCCTGGTCACCGCCGACGAGCCGATGCGCCCGGGCACCACGATGGAGTCCCTGGCCGGCCTGAAGACCCCGTTCCGCGCCCACGGCCGCGTGACGGCCGGTAACGCCGCAGGGCTCAACGACGGCGCCACCGCCTCGCTGCTCGCCGCCGAGGACGTCGCCCGCGAGATGGGCCTCCCGGTCAGGATGCGCCTCGTGTCGTACGCCTACGTGGGCGTCGAGCCGGAGGTCATGGGCTACGGCCCGATCCCGGCGACCGAGAAGGCCCTGGCCAAGGCCGGCCTGTCCATCTCCGACATCGGTCTCTTCGAGATCAACGAGGCGTTCGCCGTGCAGGTGCTCGCCTTCCTGGAGCACTACGGCATCGCCGACGACGACGCCCGCGTGAACCAGTACGGCGGCGCCATCGCCTACGGTCACCCGCTGGCCTCCTCCGGTGTGCGTCTGATGACTCAGCTGGCCCGCCAGTTCGAGGAGCACCCCGAGGTCCGCTACGGCCTGACGACCATGTGCGTCGGCTTCGGCATGGGCGCGACGGTCGTCTGGGAGAACCCGAACTTCGACGGAGGCAACAAGTGA